Within Conexibacter woesei DSM 14684, the genomic segment GGACGAAGCCGGGCAGCGTGACCTCGGCAGAGCGGGCGGCGCCACCGGGCTCGGCGGCGCGCTCGAACAGCGTCACGTCGAGCCGTGCTCGGCGAGGTGGATCGCCGCCACGAGCCCGTTGTGGCCCGCGCCGACGATTGTGACGCGCGTCATCGTATGCCGCACCGGCGGGGTCGCCAGACCGCGCTCTCTGCCTCTGGCATGGGATCGGCGGAACCTCGCGATCAGCTCGGGGCGTGAAGCGACCGTCGAGCAGCAGCGCGCTGGTGGCGGCCGCCTGCGCGACGATCGCGGGGTGGATCCGCATCGTGGGGCACGTCACGCCGGTGCCGAGCGGCAGGTCCGTCGCCTGCGCGATCGCGCCGACCATCGACCAGACGAACGGGCTATGGCCCTGGGCGTCGATCCAGGGGTGGTAGTGGTCGGAGATCCAGAGCCCGGCGAAGCCGGCCTGCTCGGCGCGGATCGCCTGCGCGACGAGGTCGCTGGGCCCGAACTCTTCGCTGGCGAGGACGTAGCCGATTCTCATGCAGCCAGCGCTACCCGCCCCGCCCAGCGGCTAACGGCGGGTTGTCGCGCCGCGATCGGCCACCGGCTGAACTCACGGTGCTCGACGTCGCAACGCTGGCCAGACGAGAGGGCGAGTCGGAGCAGCTGGAGCTGCTGCAGAGAATGAGCGCGGAGGCTTCCGACACGGCTGATCGCTGTCAGCAGGTGGCCGACACGCGCGACGGTCTCGAGACTGCGATCGCCGAGAAGGCACGCGAGACGAAGAGAAAGGTCGCGGAGTTCACTCTGACGTGCGTCGGCAGCCTCGGCGACTGTCGCGCGGTACCGCTCAACCGCGCAGCAGCCAGCTGAGCTGCGGTCACTGGACGTTCGGGTCGGTTCCGCGTTCGCCTGTCGCGGGCGTCCGTGACGGGCGGTCGAGTGCTGGGCCGTTGGTCGCCTGCCCGACCGGTTCGTCCTCGACCTGGCCCGCGGACGTCGCGTGGACGGCGGCCTGTGGCGCCGGCTCGTCGAACACGAACAGCTCCACGACGGTGTTCGGATCGAACATCACCTGGCTCTGGTACGTGACGACTCTGCGACCGGTCAGCTTCTCGACCGCCCCCACGAGCCGATCCGTCATCTCGTTCTCGAACTCCTGCCGGAACTGGCGCACCATGTCGGCCCGGCCGAACTCCAGCATCGTGCGCTCAGCCGTCGTCATCCCGTCCCGCATCACCACGACCAGCAGGTCGTCGAGCATGTACGACTTCGCGCTCGTCGGCCCGCGCCCGAAGTACTCCTTCATCATGCGCACCATCTCGTTGGAGATCCGCGACAGCAGCTCCGCACCCCTCGCCTCGCTCCCCTCACCGATGTCCGCCATAGCTCACCCCTACCCGCGTCGGCAGCGGCTGATCCCCGAGTGAACGCAAGGCCGCCGAACCCGCACGTACGGGCCAGCGTCCTCACGTCCCTGCGAGTGCCCGGCCGGGAAAACTCAATACCCTGAAAGCCGGCCCCTCGATAGCCACAGGTGCCCTCGGCCGCGATCGCGAAACCTGACCGTGGGCGCACTGGTGGCTCGACGCGCGGCCTACGGCGAATGACGCGCGAAGGCGGATGCCGGCCGGCTCAGCGACTGCCGCGCACACGCGCGAGTGCGAAGGACGTCTTGGGCACGTCGC encodes:
- a CDS encoding LLM class flavin-dependent oxidoreductase; this encodes MRIGYVLASEEFGPSDLVAQAIRAEQAGFAGLWISDHYHPWIDAQGHSPFVWSMVGAIAQATDLPLGTGVTCPTMRIHPAIVAQAAATSALLLDGRFTPRADREVPPIPCQRQRARSGDPAGAAYDDARHNRRRGPQRARGGDPPRRARLDVTLFERAAEPGGAARSAEVTLPGFVHDRCAAFAPMAAASPALREPGTAFDHAVGIGPLRLNDHSEVVESLRLRVGARPFTVAWVTLRLTQRDRRQTRVEMDEHPTDLRFRRRGRQQTRPHSRPPRAGFGIVAASCG
- a CDS encoding DUF2294 domain-containing protein produces the protein MADIGEGSEARGAELLSRISNEMVRMMKEYFGRGPTSAKSYMLDDLLVVVMRDGMTTAERTMLEFGRADMVRQFRQEFENEMTDRLVGAVEKLTGRRVVTYQSQVMFDPNTVVELFVFDEPAPQAAVHATSAGQVEDEPVGQATNGPALDRPSRTPATGERGTDPNVQ